The window TATTTGTGGTTTGTAAGGTATTAAATTTAAGATTAAATTCTGCTTTTGTTTTTAATATTATAATTTATAGGTATTAAGAGCCACCAGAAGGCTAATATAATTGTTATAAGGGTTATTACGCCTATTGAGGTATTTAATGTATCAGCAGATTGATTTGGCAATTGATAATCATGTATATTTTGGTGATTTTTAATTAAATACTTTTTTTGACTAGATGCTTTAGTAATAGTTTGTGTATTTTTATTATTATGAATCATAAACAACTCCTATTATATTATTAAAATTTTATTAAAATATCGAGGAAAATATAATATAAAAAAAGAATCTTAACAAGTCTTTCATTAAGCTTATAATTTGATTGATTAATTATAGTTTTAAACTATATTTATTTAGATATTAATTGCATAATTTATACTAAATTTTTTAACTAAGTTAGGGACAACGAAATGATCTTGGTAATTTTACTTCATGCATTATTTGCACTTACTTTTCCTTTGGCAAAAATAGCTGTCAGTAGCTCTGAACCTTTGTTTTTTACAGGAGTTCGTATGATTTTGGGGGGTTCACTATTACTTGCTTATCAATATTATAGAGATAAAAAAGTTTTTTTTGATGTTAAGAAATATTGGTCTTATATAGTAGGTCTTGCTTTTTTTAACGTATTTTTAACAAATGCTACTGAATATTGGTCATTAAAATATTTAACATCAGCAAAAGCAAGCTTTATTTATTCAATATGTCCATTTATTTCTGCAATATTATCTTACTTTTTATTTTCTGAAAAAATAACAAAGAAAAAATTATTAGGTATGGCTATAGGAGCGACTGGATTTTTGTTAATATTATTAAATGATACTCATTTAGAGGAACAATCTGGAAGCATGTGGTTTTTATCGTGGGCTGAATTGGTTATGATAGTTGCAGCTTTTGCTACTGTTTATGGTTGGATTATCATGCGTCAACTGATAAATAAAAGTCCTTCTTCATTATTGGCTGCCAATGGTTATAGCATGGTTTTAGGGTCAATTTTTTCTTTTGTAGCTTCTTATTTTTTTGATAATCAGAAAGCTCTTATAGTTGATAGTCAAAATTTCTTACTAAGTTTATTTAGTATTGTTTTTTTATCTAATATTGTTTGTTATAACCTTTATGCTTATCTCTTAAAGAAATATACAGCAACTTTTATATCGTTTGTCGGATTTATTGAACCGTTATTTGCTGCATTTTATGGATATCTGCTTTTAGGGGAAACTATATCCAGTCAGTTTTTCTTAGCATCTTTAATAGTACTTATAGGATTATATGTATTTTATAGTGAAGAGCTAAGGCAAGGTTATATTGCAAGCAATTGAAATGTTATCAGAGTCAAATAATATATAATTTTTTTAAAAATCCTCGCTACTTGCAATTATTTTAAAAATGGTTAGAATTATATTATAAATATTTAAAAATATTTTTAATAGATAATATCAACAGAAATAATGTGAGGTTGAATATGTTGAAAATTTTAAAAAATATTACTTCAGTAATATTTATATCTTTTGTTACTCTAATATTTCCACAAAACTCTAATTTAAGAGATATTAAAATCCCTAATAGAGAAATGGTTATCCTTCTTGAAAATATGAACATGGAAAGTATTGATAAAACTTTAAATACTAAGTCTGATTATAGTTCAAGAACGGAAATCCAACCTTCAGGTATAGGGGCTATGACAGGCAGTTATCTAATTGCTTTACATCAACAAGCTGCTCCTATGATAGTAAGTAGAGATCTTATTGCAAATGCTCTTGAACATAAAAAATTGTTTTATGATTTTCTAAATTTAGATATTAACCAACTTTGTAAAAAATATTTAAACACTAAAAAATTTGAATCAAAAACTTTCTTAAAGCAATTTAAAGATTGCTGTATATATTCTTATAATGGTTATTGTCAAATGAATAATATAATAAGAAACTCTATTGAAAAAAATCTACAAAATGTTCTTCTTGATAATTATGTTAAAGATAAAAGATTTAACTACAAATATGCGCCGACCTTATTAAAAAATATATGTGGAGATGGTCATTTTATTTCTGGACCAAGTGGTGTTATATACTTTGAAATGATGATTAATATTATCTGCTATACAGTTGGCTATAACGATTGGATTATTAAAAAAATAACTGATGATCTTTATTTATTGATACCGAAGAAGTATCTAAACAGTTTAGATATTTCTCTAGAAGATATTAAGTATAATAAAAATGTTAGTAGATTTACGACAACTGAACTCAAGTTGGGACTTAAAGTTAATCATATGCAAGATATAGATTTTAATGAAGCAACATTGTTTTCAAAATCTATTAATAAAAAAGAAAATTTTATCGATTCTTTAAAGAAAGTTTTTATCGATAAAAAAGATTTAAAAAAGCATAAAATAATTTGGTCTGTTTACTGTGGAGGACATGGTCTCTATGTATCTCCAGAAAATATCTTTTTACCTCAATTGTCAATATTAGAAAAGTACTATAATGATCAACTTAATGACAAACGTTTTGAAAATTTAAAAAAAGCTTTAGAAATTGACTATAATCAAATTTATCAGCATCCTGAATCTCAATTATTTGATAATTGTTGTCAAAGTTTAGGCATAATTAAAGAAGAAAAAAGAAAAATTAATGATATAAAAGAGACATATAAAAATAATGGTATTATAAATGATATAGATACTAGTAAAGGAGTAATAGTTTCTCTTTCTAAGGAAGACTTTAAAAATTTATTAATGTTTTTGAATAATAATATTGATACTGCCTTTTTATATTATACTTCTTGTTATGCAGGTGGACTGCATTTAGTAGAACCATACACTGAAAATAATAAGCCTTTAATTTTTAATTATGATATAGTTTCAGGTACTTTAGCTGAAAATATGTCTATGCAAGAGATGCCTTTAATTTTTATACCACCTTATTTTAATATAAATAATAGAACTAATCTAGGTGTTGAGAATGTCAGTATAAAACATCAGGGCCTTAAGTTAAAGACTTCATTAAAACTTAATAAATTTTTTAACAACTTAAGAAATGGATTACATAAAGATTTAAAGAATTTTAGAGAAATAGTTTTCAATTTGCATCCTTATACCTGTGAATTAAATGGTCATTTGAATTTAGAGTTTATAGCTAATATTCCTTCAGTAAGATATAAAAATACTGGTTGTTTTAAGCTTATATCTAATGAAGAAAATAATATTTTTATATTTGATGAAAACTTAGATCAAAAGAAAACTATTAAATTAGATAAAGAAGTTGCTTTATTGTATAGGGATTATATTTCTCAAAAAATAGTAATTGATAAACTTCCTGTCTGTATAACATCTATGGTATCTGACTTTGCTGGGCATGTTTTTGAATCTATAGTTGCTCCTAAATTCACTTTAGAACAGATTATAGAACCATTTTTACATTTTTCAGAAATAGTTTGTCCTAAGATTTTTTGGATTAAGGATTTAAGATGTGCTCAATCTAAAGAAACTCGTTATTTAGGGTCTCCTAATTCTCAAGAAATTATTCTTAAGGATTTGATAATAGTAAGAAATGTATTAAATCTTGATAAACTTAAAGATGCTGATAATCCTGATAGAGTGCCTGTAAGTGCTTATATTTATTTTAATTTATCTGACGGTAGTTCTTATAAAATAATGTGGCCTAGATTTCGATCAAAAACTAATAATTTTAAGATTTATAATTGTGATTCTACAACTTATAAAAAAGAATACTTAGCTTTGAAACCTGATTTATTAAAATCTTTGAAAGATAATAATCAATTTGTAATAGCTTAACTTTTTGCACCATTTGCACTTATAAGAAAAACATTTAATCTTAAATATGTTTAAATTAGTCAAAATTTTCTTATAAGTGCAATTGTGTTAATTATGTTAAAAAGATTATTAAATTCCATATTGATAATATTGTTATTTGTTTTATTTGATATAGGCAATATTTATGCAGTAATTAGTAGAAATGATATTAAGTGCTCAAATAGAGAAATGATAGTTTTAATCGAAACGGGTAATACAGAGAATATCTTAAGAACTCTAAATTCCAATATTGACTATAACTTAAAAAAAGAAGTTGAACCTTTGGGAGTAGGAGCTATTAGTACTATGTATTTGGCTGCCATGTACCAAGAGGAAGCTCCAATATTGATAAGCAAAAGATTAGTAACAAATATTTTAGAACATTCCAAATTATTTCAAGATTTTTTAAATTTAAGACCAGAGCAAATTAAACAAAAATATCTAAATTATCCTAAATTCTATTCTATTGATTTTATAAGAGATTTTAAAGATAGCTGTCTCTATGTCAACAAAATATATAATCAAATAAATAGCGAAGTTAAATTAAGAATTAATAATTATTTAGCAAATAAAGATCAAAGTAAAGAAATATTTATTCAAAGGATTATAAGAGACAAAAAAATTAATAAACTTCAAGTTCCTTATTTACTTGATAAGTTTAGCTCTTCAAATACGAAATTTTATATTTGGCTAGAGATCATTGTTAATATTATCTGTAATAATGTTCCTTATAACAATTGGTTGATAAAAAAAGTTGATTCTGA of the Candidatus Babela massiliensis genome contains:
- a CDS encoding DMT family transporter — translated: MILVILLHALFALTFPLAKIAVSSSEPLFFTGVRMILGGSLLLAYQYYRDKKVFFDVKKYWSYIVGLAFFNVFLTNATEYWSLKYLTSAKASFIYSICPFISAILSYFLFSEKITKKKLLGMAIGATGFLLILLNDTHLEEQSGSMWFLSWAELVMIVAAFATVYGWIIMRQLINKSPSSLLAANGYSMVLGSIFSFVASYFFDNQKALIVDSQNFLLSLFSIVFLSNIVCYNLYAYLLKKYTATFISFVGFIEPLFAAFYGYLLLGETISSQFFLASLIVLIGLYVFYSEELRQGYIASN